A single Vigna radiata var. radiata cultivar VC1973A chromosome 8, Vradiata_ver6, whole genome shotgun sequence DNA region contains:
- the LOC106770476 gene encoding pentatricopeptide repeat-containing protein At1g02370, mitochondrial-like: MNHGRLISGGRWLLRRHCTAAESPAKSPNLYQMLSALGKTGGSVSETLDNHIMKGKAIETAELERYVRELRRNHRFQHALEITEWMEMRKMDSSWNNCALQLGLVSKTKGVVAAEEFFSGLPPPAKNKYTYGALLNCYCKELMKDKALISRLKTTSNYSITVNTGTITIQQIVM, from the exons ATGAATCACGGTCGGCTGATTTCTGGTGGAAGATGGCTACTCCGGCGACATTGCACGGCGGCTGAGAGTCCAGCTAAAAGTCCAAACCTCTATCAAATGTTATCGGCGTTGGGCAAGACTGGAGGAAGCGTGTCGGAAACTTTGGACAACCATATAATGAAAGGCAAAGCAATAGAAACAGCAGAACTCGAAAGATATGTCCGGGAGCTCCGAAGGAATCACAGATTTCAGCATGCACTCGAg ATAACGGAATGGATGGAGATGAGGAAAATGGACTCTTCCTGGAATAATTGTGCATTGCAATTAGGTCTGGTGTCTAAGACCAAAGGGGTGGTTGCGGCTGAAGAGTTTTTCAGTGGTCTTCCTCCTCCAGCCAAGAACAAGTATACGTATGGTGCTCTCTTGAACTGTTACTGCAAGGAACTAATGAAAGACAAGGCATTGA TCTCTCGTTTGAAGACTACATCTAATTACTCGATCACAGTAAACACAGGAACCATTACAATTCAGCAAATAGTAATGTAA
- the LOC106772792 gene encoding uncharacterized protein LOC106772792 — protein MLRYLLLFFLLGLGARVESHEESGPWSCDSESEIRVEANFKPGVITLDGHADDWKDIDGSYFPLLPALDPDAENEFKGGKMSVKSVHDGRDIFFLLQVDGDYAYSKGESKKCPSVALMFQIGDGASYHNMGGCEEHSTSCTNKTCKGHEVDIMHFSIGSAIPGRLYGGNPLDNRDGNGGDRFGHLVDLYAWNPHCRYLDGTGPPGSANDSSAQNDWKGAWWHSSFTVHSGFVEDESPYADNGKKGRYFFEFSRPLRTMDHLQQDVQFNIGGSSKMSVAFWYPVDGQPWHGSGHYSVNCDWVPIDISVGGSLSGNSVDAASSSSWNVASAFSVILSVAALCVSVFVSYRVFNPKSVSFTPLENNNL, from the exons ATGCTTCGTTACCTTTTGCTGTTCTTCTTATTGGGCCTGGGAGCCCGGGTGGAGTCACACGAGGAATCGGGCCCCTGGAGCTGCGACTCCGAGTCCGAGATCCGAGTCGAGGCCAATTTCAAACCCGGCGTTATCACACTGGATGGCCACGCCGACGATTGGAAGGACATTGATGGGTCGTACTTCCCTCTCCTCCCCGCCCTCGACCCTGACGCTGAGAATGAATTCAAAGGTGGAAAGATGAGCGTTAAG AGTGTGCATGATGGCCGCGATATCTTCTTTCTATTGCAAGTCGACGGTGATTATGCGTACTCCAAAGG TGAAAGCAAGAAATGTCCATCTGTTGCTCTCATGTTTCAGATTGGAGATGGTGCCTCTTATCATAAT ATGGGTGGCTGTGAGGAACATTCAACCTCATGCACTAACAAGACCTGCAAAGGTCATGAAGTTGACATTATGCACTTTTCCATAGGAAGTGCTATTCCAGGACGGCTTTATGGCGGCAATCCCTTGGACAATAGGGATGGAAATGGTGGCGACAG GTTTGGTCACTTGGTTGATCTGTATGCCTGGAATCCACATTGTAGATACTTGGATGGAACTGGTCCTCCGGGTTCTG CTAATGATTCCAGTGCGCAGAATGACTGGAAGGGTGCCTGGTGGCATAGTAGTTTCACGGTTCACTCAG GTTTCGTAGAGGATGAGAGTCCATATGCAGATAATGGAAAAAAGGGCAGATACTTTTTTGAATTTTCCAGGCCTTTGAGGACCATGGATCATCTTCAACAG GACGTGCAATTTAACATCGGTGGATCCAGTAAGATGTCTGTTGCATTCTGGTATCCAGTAGATGGTCAGCCATGGCATGGTTCTGGACACTACTCTGTTAATTGTGATTGGGTTCCCATTGACATATCTGTTGGCGGTTCTTTGAGTGGCAACTCGGTAGATGCAGCATCAAGTAGCTCGTGGAATGTGGCTAGTGCCTTTTCCGTTATACTATCAGTAGCAGCACtttgtgtgtctgtgtttgtgaGCTATCGGGTGTTCAATCCCAAGAGTGTTTCCTTTACACCGTTAGAGAACAACAACCTTTAA